In one Aeromicrobium wangtongii genomic region, the following are encoded:
- a CDS encoding acyl-CoA dehydrogenase family protein — MDFTLDSEQIALRDAVRGLLGKAYDSSETRRQVTKTDPGWDEKTWQRLAEMGALGLPFAEEDGGFGAGPVEVSIVAEEIGRVIAPEPYVEAVVLAGGLVAAAGTAEQRAEIIGALAEGTLVPAFAHTEPAARYSEKPTVTAAASGDGWTLTGVKEPVLGGARADLLIVSAAVEGGTGLFLVKPDADGLTRTSYATFDGGRAAHIAFASTPATPLGEPGADQSAAIASVIAAAQIAYGHEALGAMATALETTTAYLKTRKQFGVPLMTFQALTFRAADMYVSLELARSTVTWATLVLLDGAAAEDVIEAASRAKLQVSKAGRHIGQEAIQLHGGIGMTAEYSVGHYTSRLTAIDHLLGDGRHHLSALSTSLDDHGVVEPLP, encoded by the coding sequence ATGGACTTCACACTCGATTCCGAGCAGATCGCGCTCCGGGACGCCGTCCGCGGTCTCCTGGGCAAGGCCTACGACTCGTCCGAGACCCGCCGACAGGTCACCAAGACCGATCCCGGCTGGGACGAGAAGACCTGGCAGCGCCTGGCCGAGATGGGCGCCCTCGGGCTGCCCTTCGCCGAGGAGGACGGCGGCTTCGGCGCCGGTCCGGTCGAGGTCTCGATCGTCGCCGAGGAGATCGGGCGGGTCATCGCCCCCGAGCCGTACGTCGAGGCAGTCGTCCTCGCCGGCGGGCTCGTCGCCGCGGCCGGCACCGCCGAGCAGCGCGCCGAGATCATCGGGGCGCTCGCCGAGGGCACGCTCGTGCCCGCGTTCGCGCACACCGAACCGGCTGCCCGCTACAGCGAGAAGCCGACCGTGACGGCTGCGGCGTCCGGCGACGGCTGGACGCTCACGGGCGTCAAGGAGCCGGTCCTGGGCGGCGCACGCGCCGACCTGCTGATCGTCAGCGCCGCCGTCGAGGGCGGGACGGGCCTCTTCCTCGTCAAGCCCGACGCCGACGGCCTGACCCGGACGTCGTACGCCACGTTCGACGGCGGCCGCGCGGCGCACATCGCGTTCGCCTCCACCCCGGCGACGCCGCTGGGCGAGCCCGGCGCCGACCAGTCCGCGGCCATCGCCTCGGTCATCGCTGCCGCGCAGATCGCCTACGGCCACGAGGCGCTCGGCGCCATGGCCACGGCCCTGGAGACCACGACGGCCTACCTCAAGACGCGCAAGCAGTTCGGCGTCCCGCTGATGACCTTCCAGGCGCTGACGTTCCGGGCGGCCGACATGTACGTGTCGCTCGAGCTGGCTCGCAGCACCGTCACGTGGGCCACGCTGGTGCTGCTCGACGGCGCCGCCGCCGAGGACGTCATCGAGGCGGCCTCGCGCGCCAAGCTGCAGGTCAGCAAGGCCGGCCGGCACATCGGCCAGGAGGCCATCCAGCTGCACGGCGGCATCGGCATGACCGCGGAGTACAGCGTCGGGCACTACACGAGCCGGCTCACCGCGATCGACCACCTGCTGGGCGACGGACGGCACCACCTGTCGGCGCTGTCGACGTCGCTGGACGATCACGGGGTCGTCGAGCCCCTGCCGTGA
- a CDS encoding acyl-CoA dehydrogenase family protein, with protein MKLQLSEEDAAFREEMRTFFTTQIPQDIRDTVTARRELSKDQIVRSMQAMNAAGIAVPNWPVEWGGKDWTPLQRHIWHEEMQLAGVMPPLAFNASMVGPVIAAFGSQELKERFLPKTANLDIWWSQGFSEPDAGSDLASLRTTAVREGDEYVVNGQKTWTTLGQYGDWIFTLVRTDPTVKKQAGISFLLIDMTSPGLTVRPIELIDGGHEVNEVFFDNVRVPVENLVGEENKGWDYAKFLLGNERVGVAPVGSTKRTLAQAKEYAKTAGAGGTSLLDDPLLAAQIAELENDLLALELTALRVVANSADGKPHPASSVLKLQGTVLQQAVTELWVDIAGPNALATGAGEGSDVPELARTATPNYLNYRKASIYGGSNEVQRQIIAGTILGLRG; from the coding sequence ATGAAGTTGCAGCTGTCAGAGGAGGACGCCGCGTTCCGCGAGGAGATGCGCACGTTCTTCACGACCCAGATCCCCCAGGACATCCGTGACACGGTCACGGCCCGGCGCGAGCTGAGCAAGGACCAGATCGTCCGGTCCATGCAGGCGATGAACGCCGCCGGCATCGCCGTGCCGAACTGGCCCGTCGAGTGGGGCGGCAAGGACTGGACGCCCCTGCAACGTCACATCTGGCACGAGGAGATGCAGCTGGCCGGCGTCATGCCGCCGCTGGCCTTCAACGCCTCGATGGTCGGCCCGGTCATCGCCGCGTTCGGCTCCCAGGAGCTGAAGGAGCGCTTCCTGCCCAAGACCGCGAACCTGGACATCTGGTGGTCCCAGGGCTTCTCCGAGCCCGATGCAGGCTCCGACCTCGCATCGCTGCGCACCACCGCGGTCCGCGAGGGCGACGAGTACGTCGTCAACGGCCAGAAGACGTGGACGACCCTGGGCCAGTACGGCGACTGGATCTTCACGCTGGTCCGCACCGATCCCACGGTCAAGAAGCAGGCCGGCATCTCCTTCCTGCTGATCGACATGACCTCCCCGGGCCTGACGGTCCGCCCGATCGAGCTGATCGACGGAGGCCACGAGGTCAACGAGGTCTTCTTCGACAACGTGCGCGTCCCGGTCGAGAACCTGGTCGGCGAGGAGAACAAGGGCTGGGACTACGCCAAGTTCCTGCTCGGCAACGAGCGCGTCGGCGTCGCACCGGTCGGCTCGACCAAGCGCACCCTGGCCCAGGCCAAGGAGTACGCCAAGACCGCCGGTGCCGGCGGCACGTCGCTGCTGGACGATCCGCTGCTCGCAGCGCAGATCGCCGAGCTGGAGAACGACCTGCTCGCCCTCGAGCTGACCGCGCTGCGCGTCGTGGCCAACTCCGCCGACGGCAAGCCCCACCCCGCCTCGTCGGTCCTGAAGCTGCAGGGCACCGTCCTGCAGCAGGCCGTCACGGAGCTGTGGGTCGACATCGCCGGGCCGAACGCCCTGGCCACCGGCGCCGGTGAGGGCTCCGACGTCCCCGAGCTCGCCCGCACCGCGACACCCAACTACCTCAACTACCGGAAGGCGTCGATCTACGGCGGCTCCAACGAGGTGCAACGACAGATCATCGCCGGGACGATCCTGGGACTGAGGGGCTGA
- a CDS encoding threonine/serine exporter family protein: MGGVTSTRHTHQILDLALRVGEMLLSNGAGAADVTATMASVAHHLGLRQVMEDVTFTTLTLSYQASADEPPVSLTRRVTHRETDFDDLTRVDHLVADLLANEIDLEEARARVARISSTGHQTPRWAVTAGWGGIGAGIALLIGGGVIVTVIAAFAAMGLEVLQRYLSRLRLPFFYAQVAGGLFASLLAVGVGATDLDVDPSLVVTASIVMLLAGLGFIGAIQDALTGFYVTAGARILEVMMSTAGVIVGVSGGLTLGSALGVQLMVEPGAGGLSRLPLMITGAAVGAAAFAFAGYAPRRVLLPIAAIAGAAAAIYLVLVDHGGGRAWPAAVAAIFIGVVSYSVSGWARVPPLVIVTAAIVPLLPGVSIYRALSLLADDDFTGIVAMITAAAVAISLAAGVILGEYVAQPLRREARRLEQRLAGPRLVGPLRARTRARADRKKNMH; this comes from the coding sequence ATGGGGGGTGTGACGAGCACGCGCCATACGCACCAGATCCTCGACCTCGCACTGCGGGTCGGCGAGATGCTGCTGTCCAACGGCGCCGGCGCGGCCGACGTCACCGCGACGATGGCCTCGGTGGCACACCACCTGGGACTGCGCCAGGTGATGGAGGACGTCACCTTCACGACCCTCACGCTCAGCTACCAGGCCTCCGCCGACGAGCCTCCGGTGTCGCTGACCCGGCGGGTGACGCACCGCGAGACCGACTTCGACGACCTGACCCGCGTCGACCACCTCGTCGCGGACCTGCTGGCCAACGAGATCGACCTCGAGGAGGCGCGGGCCCGGGTCGCGCGCATCTCCTCCACCGGCCACCAGACCCCGCGCTGGGCGGTCACGGCCGGATGGGGAGGCATCGGCGCCGGCATCGCGCTGCTGATCGGCGGCGGCGTCATCGTGACGGTCATCGCCGCCTTCGCCGCGATGGGGCTGGAGGTGCTGCAGCGCTACCTGTCCCGTCTGCGGCTGCCGTTCTTCTACGCCCAGGTCGCCGGCGGCCTGTTCGCGTCCCTGCTGGCGGTCGGGGTCGGCGCGACCGATCTCGACGTCGACCCGTCGCTGGTCGTCACGGCGAGCATCGTGATGCTGCTGGCCGGCCTCGGCTTCATCGGTGCGATCCAGGACGCGCTGACCGGCTTCTACGTCACGGCCGGAGCCCGCATCCTGGAGGTCATGATGTCGACGGCGGGCGTCATCGTCGGCGTCAGCGGTGGCCTCACGCTGGGCAGCGCGCTGGGGGTGCAGCTCATGGTCGAGCCGGGGGCGGGAGGCCTGTCCCGGCTCCCACTGATGATCACCGGCGCCGCTGTCGGCGCCGCCGCCTTCGCCTTCGCCGGCTACGCCCCGCGCCGCGTCCTCCTGCCGATCGCCGCGATCGCCGGTGCCGCCGCCGCCATCTACCTGGTCCTGGTCGACCACGGGGGCGGGCGGGCCTGGCCGGCCGCCGTCGCGGCGATCTTCATCGGCGTGGTCAGCTACAGCGTCTCGGGATGGGCCCGCGTCCCTCCCCTGGTCATCGTGACCGCCGCGATCGTGCCGCTGCTGCCGGGCGTCTCGATCTACCGCGCGCTGTCGCTGCTCGCCGATGACGACTTCACCGGCATCGTGGCGATGATCACCGCGGCCGCCGTCGCGATCTCGCTGGCCGCCGGGGTGATCCTGGGCGAGTACGTCGCCCAGCCGCTGCGCCGCGAGGCCCGGCGGCTCGAGCAGCGCCTCGCCGGTCCGCGGCTCGTCGGCCCGCTGCGCGCCCGCACCCGAGCTCGCGCGGATCGAAAAAAGAACATGCACTGA
- a CDS encoding alpha/beta hydrolase, producing MSDWTPDDLGHGYEKRTIALGEDPDGEGTIEATLVRHTPPDPVRAAVLYVHGFSDYFFQDEMARFYTERGFAFYALDLRKCGRSRRPGQTGHYVSDLAMYDRELDEALAIVRRETGDKPVLMSGHSTGGLIIPLWLDRMNRRPGGTKGAGVVGVVLNSPWFDLQGKSWMRTVGTRVIAAVARFRPKDMINLPATDAYGSSLHVSGHGEWEFNTAFKPLNGFPVSYGWLTAIRRGHAQLHRGLDIGVPSLVLRSTRSRPARSWSPDVDEADVVLDVKQIARWSGCLGDAVTVVPVDKARHDVFISKKEPREAAYAVVDTWLRATGLIGS from the coding sequence ATGAGCGACTGGACGCCCGACGACCTCGGTCACGGCTACGAGAAGCGCACCATCGCTCTCGGCGAGGACCCCGACGGCGAGGGGACGATCGAGGCGACCCTCGTGCGTCACACGCCGCCCGATCCGGTGCGCGCGGCCGTCCTGTACGTCCACGGGTTCAGCGACTACTTCTTCCAGGACGAGATGGCGCGGTTCTACACCGAGCGCGGCTTCGCCTTCTACGCCCTGGACCTGCGCAAGTGCGGGCGCTCGCGGCGTCCCGGCCAGACGGGACACTACGTGTCCGACCTGGCGATGTACGACCGTGAGCTCGACGAGGCGCTGGCGATCGTCCGGCGCGAGACCGGCGACAAGCCGGTGCTGATGTCGGGTCACTCGACAGGCGGGCTGATCATCCCGCTGTGGCTCGACCGGATGAACCGCCGACCGGGCGGCACCAAGGGGGCGGGAGTCGTCGGCGTCGTGCTCAACAGCCCGTGGTTCGACCTGCAGGGCAAGTCATGGATGCGAACGGTCGGGACGCGGGTGATCGCGGCGGTCGCCAGGTTCCGCCCCAAGGACATGATCAACCTGCCGGCCACCGATGCGTACGGGTCGAGCCTGCACGTCAGCGGCCACGGCGAGTGGGAGTTCAACACCGCCTTCAAGCCGCTCAACGGCTTCCCGGTCTCGTACGGATGGCTCACGGCCATCCGCCGCGGCCACGCCCAGCTGCACCGGGGGCTCGACATCGGCGTGCCCTCGCTGGTCCTGCGCTCCACCCGCAGCCGGCCCGCCCGCAGCTGGTCGCCCGATGTCGACGAGGCGGACGTCGTGCTGGACGTCAAGCAGATCGCGCGCTGGTCCGGCTGCCTCGGCGACGCGGTCACCGTCGTGCCGGTCGACAAGGCCCGGCACGACGTGTTCATCTCCAAGAAGGAGCCGCGCGAGGCCGCCTACGCGGTGGTCGACACCTGGCTGCGGGCCACCGGCCTGATCGGGTCCTGA
- a CDS encoding DNA polymerase III subunit gamma and tau, which produces MDAPLALYRRYRPETFAEVIGQEHVTDPLRHALAANKVNHAYLFSGPRGCGKTTSARILARALNCEKAPISDPCGECQSCRDLARGGPGSIDVIEIDAASHGGVDDARDLRERAFFAPVSSRYKVYIIDEAHMVSPQGFNALLKLVEEPPPHLKFIFATTEPDKVIGTIRSRTHHYPFRLVPPKVLGDYLMQLCRAEGVELAPTALPLVVRAGQGSVRDTLSVLDQLLGGAGPEGVTYDLAVQLLGYTPDSLLDEAIDAFAASDGGVVFGVVDKVIESGQDPRRFAEDLLQRLRDLVIVAAVPDALDKGLLDVPGDRAERLVAQSNGFGPSELTRAADIVNAALMEFRGATAPRLLLELMCARILVPGADNSTQGFQARLDRIERRLGVLPAGAAPASAVDAAPPAVAAPAPQPVAPQPPAPQPPAPQPVASQPPAPQPVASQPVDPPVAEPAPVAPPVSAEPAPVAAAAPGQLTIADVRRLWPEILDKIRDMRRFAWIMLSQNAQVMGLDGNILTIALVNTGARDSFLSSGSDEYVQRALNEVLGVTWRIEAIVDPGARPGVDDHHEERPPTRPPVAESGPPVAVPDSVRAALRESHTPMTREDPDASADRNDPVVEVEDLDPEALLSRELGAQVIDETRND; this is translated from the coding sequence GTGGATGCCCCCCTCGCCCTGTACCGCCGCTACCGGCCGGAGACGTTCGCCGAGGTGATCGGACAGGAGCACGTGACCGATCCGCTCCGGCACGCGCTGGCTGCCAACAAGGTCAACCATGCCTACCTGTTCTCGGGGCCGCGCGGCTGCGGCAAGACGACCAGCGCCCGCATCCTGGCGCGCGCGCTCAACTGCGAGAAGGCGCCCATCTCCGATCCGTGCGGGGAGTGCCAGAGCTGCCGCGACCTGGCACGCGGCGGGCCCGGCAGCATCGACGTCATCGAGATCGACGCTGCCAGCCACGGCGGCGTCGACGACGCCCGTGACCTGCGGGAGCGCGCATTCTTCGCGCCGGTCAGCAGCCGTTACAAGGTCTACATCATCGACGAGGCGCACATGGTCTCCCCGCAGGGCTTCAACGCGCTGCTCAAGCTCGTCGAGGAGCCGCCGCCGCACCTGAAGTTCATCTTCGCCACGACCGAGCCCGACAAGGTCATCGGCACGATCCGGTCGCGGACCCACCACTACCCGTTCCGGCTGGTGCCGCCCAAGGTGCTCGGCGACTACCTCATGCAGCTGTGCCGCGCCGAGGGCGTCGAGCTCGCGCCGACGGCGTTGCCACTGGTCGTCCGTGCCGGCCAGGGCTCGGTGCGTGACACGCTCAGCGTCCTCGACCAGCTGCTCGGCGGTGCCGGGCCCGAGGGTGTGACGTACGACCTCGCGGTCCAGCTGCTGGGCTACACGCCCGACTCGCTGCTCGACGAGGCCATCGACGCCTTCGCCGCCAGCGACGGCGGCGTCGTCTTCGGCGTCGTCGACAAGGTCATCGAGTCCGGGCAGGACCCGCGCCGGTTCGCCGAGGATCTCCTGCAGCGCCTGCGCGACCTGGTGATCGTCGCGGCCGTCCCCGATGCGCTCGACAAGGGCCTGCTCGACGTCCCCGGCGACCGCGCCGAGCGCCTGGTGGCCCAGTCCAACGGCTTCGGCCCGTCCGAGCTGACGCGGGCCGCCGACATCGTCAACGCGGCGCTCATGGAGTTCCGTGGTGCGACGGCGCCGCGGCTGCTGCTCGAGCTGATGTGCGCGCGCATCCTGGTCCCGGGTGCCGACAACTCCACGCAGGGCTTCCAGGCCCGCCTGGACCGCATCGAGCGGCGCCTGGGCGTGCTTCCGGCAGGTGCAGCACCCGCGTCGGCGGTGGACGCCGCGCCGCCGGCCGTCGCCGCGCCCGCGCCCCAGCCGGTCGCGCCCCAGCCTCCCGCGCCCCAGCCGCCCGCGCCGCAGCCGGTCGCGTCCCAGCCGCCCGCGCCGCAGCCGGTCGCGTCCCAGCCGGTCGATCCGCCGGTCGCCGAGCCCGCTCCCGTCGCGCCCCCGGTCTCCGCGGAGCCCGCGCCCGTCGCCGCGGCAGCGCCCGGCCAGCTGACGATCGCCGACGTCCGGCGGCTGTGGCCCGAGATCCTCGACAAGATCCGCGACATGCGCCGTTTCGCCTGGATCATGCTGAGCCAGAACGCCCAGGTCATGGGGCTGGACGGCAACATCCTCACGATCGCGCTGGTCAACACCGGTGCCCGCGACTCCTTCCTGAGCAGCGGCTCGGACGAGTACGTGCAGCGTGCCCTCAACGAGGTGCTCGGCGTGACGTGGCGCATCGAGGCGATCGTCGATCCCGGCGCTCGTCCCGGTGTTGACGACCACCACGAGGAGCGCCCGCCCACGCGTCCCCCGGTGGCCGAGAGCGGCCCGCCGGTCGCCGTGCCCGACTCCGTGCGTGCCGCCCTGCGCGAGTCGCACACGCCCATGACCCGCGAGGACCCCGACGCGTCCGCCGACCGCAACGATCCGGTCGTCGAGGTCGAGGACCTCGACCCTGAGGCGCTGCTCAGCCGCGAGCTGGGTGCGCAGGTCATTGACGAGACCCGCAACGACTGA
- a CDS encoding aminodeoxychorismate synthase component I — protein sequence MTRPATTELSRRPLDLAADPLDVLRRFRGRERLVALLGAWHHGEALIAFDPVEVLDGDPFSGIDLDALDATGFGGGWIGAWGYQLGRLVEQLPPAPHRPRPQPDARIAFYDCVLRLTDGTWWLESLTRDPARDERILAALAEPAPPPLPYELGTFEMTPTPQGHRAAVGAVLEHIAAGDIFQANLCARLEAPFAGDPLDVFCAGVAALHPAYAAFVDSPDGALVSLSPELFLRRTGDEVLSSPIKGTAPLDTDPAELVASAKDRAENIMIVDLMRNDLGRVSVPGSVRVAALNRAERHAVWHLVSDVVGHVAPGVLDSDLLRATFPPGSVTGAPKVRAMQIINELEPTAREAYTGAIGHVSPAAGLELNVAIRTFEIAGGAMWLGVGGGIVADSTPEGEYAECLVKARPLIEAVGGALELVADVVPPDRSLHLAAPPAPAADVSRGVFDTLLVVDGRAVDPDAHLARLDASVRAVLGSTIRAGLDEAVARRAAALTGRHRLRVDAAPHGDEVVVSIATAPLEETTGSWSLTPRSIGDGWGQHKWVDRSRLHDERGPRHDLLLVADDGSVLETARANLFLVHDDGVHTPPTDGRILPGTARSRVVEILRAASVPVFQRRLTSHDVAASTEVFVTNALRGVVPVESVDGVGTWAPGRTTAWLRDELERLWRGDPSSPPSAPVADPSSQRAKVLFVDNYDSFVYNLVQYVGELGATAQVVRNDEVSVEELVAARRRGDFTHLIVSPGPGRPDDAGISVEAIRRLGPTTPTLGVCLGHQAIAEAYGARVVRAPEIVHGKPSLVHHDGAGVLAGLPSPLVCARYHSLVVDPATLPAELEVTARTASGVVMGIRHRTHPVEGVQMHPESILTSRGHDLLQTFLATRRGEP from the coding sequence TTGACGAGACCCGCAACGACTGAGCTGTCGCGGCGGCCACTCGACCTCGCGGCGGACCCGCTCGACGTCCTGCGGCGATTCCGGGGACGTGAGCGGCTGGTCGCCCTGCTGGGGGCCTGGCACCACGGCGAGGCGCTGATCGCCTTCGACCCGGTCGAGGTGCTCGACGGTGACCCGTTCAGCGGGATCGACCTCGACGCGCTCGATGCGACCGGTTTCGGTGGCGGCTGGATCGGCGCCTGGGGATATCAGCTGGGCAGGCTGGTCGAGCAGCTGCCGCCGGCGCCGCACCGCCCGCGCCCGCAGCCCGATGCCCGCATCGCGTTCTACGACTGCGTCCTGCGCCTGACCGACGGCACCTGGTGGCTGGAGTCGCTGACCCGCGACCCGGCGCGCGACGAGCGGATCCTGGCGGCCCTGGCCGAACCGGCGCCGCCCCCGCTGCCGTACGAGCTCGGGACGTTCGAGATGACACCGACGCCGCAGGGGCACCGGGCGGCGGTCGGCGCCGTGCTCGAGCACATCGCCGCGGGCGACATCTTCCAGGCCAATCTGTGCGCCCGCCTGGAGGCGCCCTTCGCGGGCGACCCGCTCGACGTCTTCTGTGCGGGCGTCGCGGCGCTGCACCCGGCCTACGCGGCCTTCGTCGACAGCCCCGACGGGGCACTGGTGAGCCTGTCGCCCGAGCTGTTCCTGCGGCGCACCGGCGACGAGGTGCTCAGCTCGCCGATCAAGGGCACGGCACCGCTGGACACCGACCCGGCGGAGCTGGTGGCATCGGCCAAGGATCGCGCCGAGAACATCATGATCGTCGACCTGATGCGCAACGACCTGGGCCGCGTCAGCGTGCCGGGGTCGGTGCGCGTCGCGGCGCTGAACCGGGCCGAGCGGCATGCGGTGTGGCACCTGGTCTCCGATGTCGTGGGTCACGTGGCGCCGGGCGTGCTCGACTCCGACCTGCTGCGCGCGACCTTCCCGCCCGGCTCGGTCACCGGGGCGCCGAAGGTGCGAGCGATGCAGATCATCAACGAGCTGGAGCCCACGGCCCGGGAGGCGTACACCGGTGCGATCGGCCACGTCAGTCCGGCGGCCGGGCTCGAGCTCAACGTCGCGATCCGGACCTTCGAGATCGCGGGCGGCGCGATGTGGCTCGGGGTGGGTGGCGGCATCGTGGCCGACTCGACCCCCGAGGGCGAGTACGCCGAGTGCCTGGTCAAGGCGCGGCCGCTGATCGAGGCCGTCGGCGGGGCGCTCGAGCTGGTGGCGGACGTCGTGCCGCCGGACCGGTCGTTGCACCTCGCCGCGCCGCCGGCCCCGGCGGCCGACGTGTCGCGGGGGGTGTTCGACACACTGCTGGTGGTCGACGGCCGGGCCGTGGACCCGGACGCCCACCTGGCCCGCCTCGACGCGAGCGTGCGCGCGGTGCTCGGATCGACGATCCGGGCGGGGCTCGACGAGGCCGTCGCCCGGCGGGCGGCAGCGCTCACCGGGCGGCACCGGCTGCGCGTCGACGCGGCGCCCCACGGGGACGAGGTCGTGGTGAGCATCGCGACCGCGCCGCTCGAGGAGACGACGGGATCGTGGTCCTTGACCCCGCGGTCGATCGGCGACGGCTGGGGGCAGCACAAGTGGGTCGACCGCAGCCGGCTCCACGACGAGCGGGGGCCGCGGCACGACCTGCTGCTGGTGGCCGACGACGGCTCCGTGCTCGAGACCGCTCGGGCGAATCTGTTCCTGGTGCACGACGACGGGGTCCACACCCCACCGACGGACGGACGGATCCTGCCAGGAACGGCCCGCTCCCGCGTCGTGGAGATCCTGCGCGCGGCATCGGTGCCGGTGTTCCAGCGACGCCTGACCAGCCATGACGTCGCCGCCTCGACCGAGGTGTTCGTGACCAATGCGCTGCGTGGCGTCGTGCCGGTCGAGTCGGTCGACGGCGTGGGCACGTGGGCGCCCGGACGAACCACCGCGTGGCTGCGCGATGAGCTCGAGCGGCTGTGGCGCGGTGACCCCTCGAGCCCTCCGTCCGCTCCGGTGGCCGACCCGTCGTCGCAGCGGGCCAAGGTGCTGTTCGTCGACAACTACGACTCGTTCGTCTACAACCTCGTGCAGTACGTCGGCGAGCTGGGCGCCACGGCCCAGGTGGTCCGCAACGACGAGGTCTCGGTCGAGGAGCTGGTCGCGGCCCGCCGACGCGGGGACTTCACGCACCTGATCGTGTCGCCGGGCCCGGGACGTCCCGACGATGCCGGCATCAGCGTCGAGGCGATCCGTCGACTCGGGCCGACCACCCCGACGCTGGGCGTCTGCCTGGGCCACCAGGCGATCGCCGAGGCCTACGGCGCCCGCGTGGTGCGGGCGCCCGAGATCGTCCACGGAAAGCCGTCCCTGGTCCACCACGACGGTGCCGGCGTGCTCGCCGGCCTGCCGAGCCCTCTGGTCTGTGCGCGCTACCACTCCCTGGTGGTCGACCCGGCGACCCTGCCGGCCGAGCTGGAGGTGACCGCCCGCACGGCGTCCGGCGTCGTCATGGGCATCCGCCACCGCACCCACCCGGTCGAGGGGGTCCAGATGCATCCCGAGTCGATCCTGACCTCCCGCGGCCACGACCTCCTCCAGACCTTCCTCGCCACTCGGCGGGGTGAACCCTAG